GTCAGCATCGGCTACGTGGCTGCGCCGACCCTGTTCGCGTCGCTCGATCGCGCGAGCGCGGGCACGGTCGCCGCCTCACTGTTCCACACGCAGGCAATGATCGGCGTGGTGGCCGGTATCGTGTTGCTCGGGTTCGCGCACGCGTTCGTTAAGCGCGGCGACCGGACGTACCGGGCTGCGCGCTGGGTGATCGTCGCGATGCTGGTCTGCGTGCTGGTCGGTTATTTCGCGCTGCAGCCGTTCATGAATGAATTGCGCGTCGCGGCGCAGCACGCCGGGACCGATGTCGGACATTCCGTCTATGCGGCGCGCTTTGGTGCGTTGCACGTCGCGTCCAGCGCCCTCTATCTGGTGCAAAGCCTGCTTGGCCTTGTGCTGGTGTGGCGCCTGCCAGTTGCCACGCGGTCGATGTTCTGAGCGATCGATCGGCCTTCGCTGCAATCGTGGCGCGTTCGCCGTGCAGGCTGGGCGCAATCGCATGCCAGCAAGCGTCGCGCGGGGACGCACGGGGTCCGGTAGCAGGCTGGTTGTGCCTACTTGTTAGACTGATGTTGGCGCTTCAGACTCGTCTGCCGCTTTTTCGCCTTTTTAACATTGCCGCCAGCGGTGACGCGTTCATTGCCGAGTACCTTGACCAATTGCGGCTTTGGGCGTCGTACTGTGCTGGACGGTTTTACCACCTTGACGACGCGTGGCGCGGCACCGGTCGTCGATGTGTCGCGGCGCGCGGCGCAGCGCGCGGTGCCGGCGCTCGGCACGTCGGTGCTGCGCTGCGCCGCGGCCTGGGTCTTGGTCGCGCGGGTGCGCGATGCACTGCCGCGCGGGGTGCTGGCTTCGGTGTCGTCGCGCTGCGGCCTCCAGATCACCAGCAGCTTGCCGATGTGCTGAATGGGCGCCGCCGACAGACGGTCGCAGATCGTGTCGTAAAGCGCCGCGCGCTCGTCGCGCTCGTCGCCGAACACGCGGATCTTAATCAACTCATGCGCGTTCAGGTGCACGTCGATCTCGTTGAGCACCGCGTCGGTCAAGCCGTCTGCGCCGATCAGCACGACTGGTTTGAGCGAATGGGCTTGCGAGCGCAGCGCGCTGCGCTCGGCGGAGGAAAGGGTAAGAGCAGGCATGAGGGTAATCCGTCAAGCAGGGTCACGGCCAACGGCCGCAAAGACGCGTATTATCCGCTAAAAGAGCCGTCACCGTGTCGCTCGGGCCACATTTAACCTGTTTTATGGCAAAAAATCGTTTCAATCAGTCGTGGTTGCATGACCACATCAATGATCCGTACGTCAAGCTCGCGCAGCGCGACGGGTATCGGGCACGCGCGGCGTACAAGCTCAAGGAAATCGACGAGCAGGATAAGCTGATTCGGCCCGGGCAGGTGATTGTCGACCTGGGCGCCGCACCGGGAAGCTGGAGCCAATACGCGCGCAACAAGCTGGCGGCCGGCTCCCACCGTGCCAGCGGTGGCATTGATGGCACGATCATTGCGCTGGATATGCTGCCCATGGAACCGATCGCCGACGTGACGTTTATTCAGGGCGATTTCCGTGACGATGCGGTACTGGCGCAGTTGGAGGCGGCCGTCGAGGGTCGCGCGGTAGACCTTGTCATTTCCGACATGGCCCCCAACCTGTCGGGTGTTGCGGTAGCGGATGCAGCGCGGATCGAGCACGTATGCGATTTGGCGCTCGAATTCGCGCAGAATCACCTGACATCACAGGGGGCGCTGTTAGTTAAGTGTTTTCACGGCAGCGGTTATAGTCAGATCGTCGAGCGGTTCAAGCACCAGTTCAGGAGCGTGGCGGCGCGCAAGCCGAAGGCCTCGCGCGACAAATCGTCGGAAACGTTTATTCTCGGTCGGATGCTGAAGCATCCGCGAGCGTAAATGCAGCAATATCGGTTCGGTAGCGCACCGTTTCGGCATGGCGCGCTGAAACGCGTGAAGCGCGTGGTTTTTCAAATTTTTCGCTATCCGCCCGAGAGCCAATCGCTATGGCAGGGGGAGGCGGACTGGATTAGAATGCCTGAGGGTGGTTGGCTTTCTGACTGAAAGTCGGATGCTGCCCTATATGAGTGAAGGAGTGGTGCGTTGAACAACAACATGTTTTCCAAGGCGGCAGTGTGGCTTGTCATCGCACTGGTGCTGTTTACGGTGTTCAAGCAGTTCGACAAGCCCCGCGTCCCGGAAGGCGTCACGTATTCGCAGTTCATGGACGACGCGAAGAACGGCAAGGTCAAGAACGTCGTCGTCCAGGGCCGCAACCTCACCGTCACTCCTGCGGACGGCCAGAAGTACCAGATTGTGTCGCCCGGCGACATCTGGATGGTCGGCGACCTGATGAAGTACGGTGTGCAGGTCAGCGGCAAGGCGGATGATGAACCGAACGCGCTGGTGTCTGCGCTGTACTACCTTGGCCCGACGATTCTGATCATCGGGTTCTGGTTTTACATGATGCGACAGATGCAGGGTGGTGGCAAAGGCGGGGCGTTTTCGTTCGGTAAGTCGCGTGCGCGGCTGATCGATGAAAACAACAATGCGGTGAATTTTACCGACGTCGCGGGCTGCGATGAGGCGAAGGAGGAAGTGTCCGAGCTGGTTGATTTCCTGCGCGATCCGCAGAAATTTCAGAAGCTCGGCGGCCGCATTCCGCGCGGCGTGCTGCTCGTCGGACCGCCGGGAACCGGTAAGACGCTGCTTGCGCGTGCGATCGCCGGCGAGGCGAAAGTGCCGTTTTTCAGTATTTCGGGTTCGGACTTTGTTGAAATGTTCGTCGGCGTGGGCGCAGCCCGCGTGCGTGACATGTTCGAGCAGGCGAAGAAGCACGCGCCCTGTATCGTGTTCATCGACGAGATCGACGCGGTCGGCCGCCATCGCGGCGCCGGCATGGGTGGCGGCAACGACGAGCGCGAACAGACGCTCAATCAGATGCTGGTCGAGATGGACGGTTTCGAGGCCAATTCGGGCGTGATCGTGATTGCCGCGACCAATCGCTCCGACGTGCTCGACAAGGCACTGCTGCGTCCCGGACGCTTTGACCGTCAGGTCTACGTCGGCTTGCCGGACATCCGTGGACGCGAGCAGATTCTGAAAGTCCACTTGCGCAAAGTGCCGATTTCGAACGATGTCGATGCATCGGTGGTGGCGCGCGGCACGCCAGGCTTTTCCGGCGCGGACCTCGCGAACTTGGTGAACGAGGCGGCGCTGTTCGCCGCGCGGCGTGGCAAGCGCATCGTCGAGATGCAGGATTTCGAGGATGCCAAGGACAAGATCTTCATGGGTCCGGAGCGCAAGTCAGCCGTGATGCGCGAAGAGGAGCGTCGCAATACCGCGTATCACGAGTCGGGCCATGCGGTCGTCGCAAAGCTGCTGCCGCACGCTGATCCGGTGCACAAGGTAACGATTATGCCGCGCGGCTGGGCGCTGGGCGTCACGTGGCAGCTGCCCGAGCATGATCGCGTCAATCTGTACCGTGACAAGATGCTCGAGGAGATCGCGATCCTGTTTGGCGGCCGGGCTGCTGAGGAAGTCTTCTTGAATTCGATGTCCACCGGCGCGTCCAATGACTTCGAACGGGCGACCAAGATGGCCCGCGACATGGTGACGCGATATGGCATGTCCGACGTGCTTGGGACGATGGTCTATATCGATACGGAGCAGGACGGCATGCTCGGCCGGTTGTCGTCGCGTTCGGTGTCCGAGGCTACGCAACAGAAGGTTGACGCGGAGATTCGCCGCATCCTCGACGAGCAATATGGGCTCGCGCGCAAGCTGCTGGAGGAGCACCGTGAAAAGGTCGAGGTGATGGTCAAGGCACTGCTCGATTGGGAAACGATCGACGCCGACCAGATCAACGACATCATGTCGGGCAATGACCCGCGTCCACCGAAGAACCTGCCTCCGCCGTCTGGCGACGCGCCGAGCGGTGGCACGGGTGGCGGCGCTGAGGTGAAGCCCGCGCCGGGCGCGGCCGCTCCCGCGTAACCGCAGCCGTTTCCCCGCCAAGGGCTGGTGCTGGTGCACCAGCCCTTTGTCATTTTCTTCTACTGAGTATTGCTGTTCAATGTCGAGCACTCCTAGCGCAACCGGCCTGGTCGCCGGCGCGACGTTGCAATGCGGCCGCTTCAGGCTGACGCTGGCGCGGCCCCTAGTGATGGGCATTTTGAATGTGACGCCAGACTCGTTCTCCGATGGCGGACGTTTCATCGGCTACGAGGCCGCGCAGGCGCGCGCTCAGCAGATGATTGACGAGGGGGCCGACCTGATCGACATCGGCGGCGAATCGACGCGGCCCGGTGCACCGCCGCTCCCACTGGACGAGGAGCTGGCGCGGGTGTTGCCTTTGATCGACGCGTTGCGTGATACGGGCGTGCCGATCTCGATCGATACGTACAAGCCCGAGGTGATGCGTGCCGCGCTCGACGCCGGCGCGGACTTGATCAACGATATCTGGGGCCTGCGTCAGCCCGGCGCGCTCGATGCGGTGCGCGACACGCGTTGCGGGCTGTGTGTGATGCATATGCAAGGCGAGCCGGGTACGATGCAGCGCGAGCCGCAGTACCGCGATGTCGTCGCGGATGTTCGCGACTTTCTCGACGGGCGGATCCGGTCACTGGAGCGCGCCGGGATTGCCGCGGACCGGCTCTGTGTCGATCCGGGCTTTGGTTTTGGCAAGACGGCCGAGCACAATTTCACACTGCTGCGTGAATTGCCGCACGCCGTGCCCGCTGGTGTGCCGATCCTTGTGGGGCTGTCGCGTAAGTCAATGATCGGCGCGGCCACAGGTCGCAGCGTGCCGCAGCAGCGCATAGCCGGCAGTCTTGCCGGCATGCTGGCGGCGGTCGATCGGGGCGCGGCGATTGTGCGCGTGCACGACGTCGCGCCGACGGTCGATGCATTGAAAGTCTGGCAGGCGATGCGGGCACGACCGTGGTGCGACGCCCAGTCCGTGCACAGCTAGAACGATAAACAGCAACAAAGGCGACGCATGTTGCGGCGTGTGCGGCGCACGCCTGCGGACGCGTCGCACAGTATGAAAAAGAGGAGTTCAACATGAGTCGTCGTTATTTCGGCACGGACGGTATCCGCGGCAAGGTGGGCGAGCCGCCGATCACCCCGGATTTCGTGCTGCGGCTCGGCTATGCGGCGGGCAAGGTGCTGGCCGGCGCGGACACCACGGGCAGTGGGCGGCCGACCGTATTGATCGGCAAGGACACGCGAGTTTCGGGCTATATGCTCGAGGCGGCGCTGGAAGCGGGTTTCTCGGCGGCCGGCATCGACGTGATGCTGGCCGGGCCGATGCCCACGCCAGGCATCGCGTATCTGACGCGCGCGCTGCGACTGGCCGCCGGCGTCGTGATCAGCGCGTCGCACAACCCTTATTACGACAACGGTATCAAGTTCTTTTCGGGCGACGGCAACAAGCTGCCCGACGAGGTCGAGCATGCGATCGAGAACCAACTCGAGCAGCCGATGACGTGTGCGCCGTCCGAGCATCTTGGCAAGGCGCGGCGCCTGGATGACGCGGCAGGACGGTATATCGAGTTCTGCAAGGGCACGTTTCCGGCCGCATTCGACCTGCGTGGACTGAAGCTCGTCGTCGATTGTGCGAATGGCGCGGCATATCAGGTCGCGCCGCACGTGTTCCATGAGCTGGGAGCCGAGGTCGTGCCGATTGGTGTTGCCCCGAACGGCTTCAATATCAATGACGGGGTGGGCGCGACCGCGCCTGACACGCTGGTGACGGCCGTGCGTGCCAATCACGCCGATCTGGGCATCGCGCTGGACGGTGACGCGGACCGGTTGCAGGTCGTCGACGCGTCCGGCCGCCTGTATAACGGCGACGAGTTGCTGTACGTACTCGTGAAGGACCGCATCGCCACACACGGAGTGGTGCCGGGCGCGGTTGGCACACTCATGACGAACCTAGCGGTGGAGGTCGCGCTACAGCAGCTCGGCGTTGAATTCGTGCGCGCCGCGGTAGGCGATCGCTATATCCTGGAGCAGCTGCGCGAACGAGGTTGGCAACTCGGCGCCGAAGGCTCCGGCCACATCCTGTCGCTGGACCGCCATACGACCGGCGACGGCATCGTATCGGCGCTGCTCGTGCTCGCCGCGATCAAACGTAGCGGTCAGACGCTGGCTCAACTGCTCGGCGGGCTGACGTTATTTCCGCAGACGCTGGTCAACGTGCGGATGACGCCGGGCGCTGATTGGAAAGGCAGCGCCGCGATTCGTGAAGTCGTCGCGCAGGCTGAGCGCGCATTGGGCCAGTGCGGCCGCGTGCTGATCCGCGCGTCTGGCACTGAACCGGTATTGCGCGTGATGGTCGAGGCGCAGCGGGCGGAAGAGGCAAACGGTCACGCTCAAGCGATCGCCGAAGTCGCGCGCGCGGCGACCACGGGGTAACCTGTGGCGCCGGCGCGGTAAAAAGTTCGCAGGCTGCACCGGAAGTCCGCAAGCCGAACCGCAGGCCTGCAGGCTGAACCGCAAGCCCACAGCTGGACTAGAAGCCCGCAGGCGGAGCAGATTCACTGCCGCGGGCATCTTACGATCGGCAATGTGACTGTCACGGTTTAGTCACCGAATGTCACATGACTGTCACGTTCCCCGCCTAAGCTTCTCGATGTTTCGACTCCGCTCACCCCTGGTCCTGGAGGTCTCATGAAATCGATGCATACCGCGATCGCCGGCGTTGTCGGCGCCCTGTTTGCCTGGTCCGTGCAGGCTGCCGATATCACCGGCGCGGGTAGCACGTTCGCGGCGCCGATTTATACGAAGTGGGCCGATGCCTATCGGAAGTCGGGCGGTGGCAAGGTCAACTACCAGGGCATCGGATCATCCGGCGGCATCAAGCAGATCATCGCGAAGACGGTTGACTTCGCCGGCTCGGACGCACCGCTGAAGGACGATGCGCTCGTCAAGGATGGCCTGTTCCAATTCCCGACCGTGGTCGGCGGCGTGGTGCCGGTGATCAACGTGCCGGGTATCAAGGCCGGCGAACTGGTGCTATCCGGCGAAGTGCTGGGCGATATCTACCTGGGCAAGATCAAGAAGTGGAATGCCCCGGCGATTGCCGCGCTCAATCCGAAGATGAACCTGCCGGATACCGATGTCGCCGTGGTGCGCCGCGCCGACGGCTCGGGTACGAGCTTCATCTGGACAAACTACCTGTCGAAGGTGAACACTCAGTGGAAGTCAAAGGTTGGCGAAGGCACGACGGTGAATTGGCCGGTGGGCATCGGCGGCAAAGGCAATGACGGCGTGGCCGCGTTCGTGCAGCGCCTGCCTGGCTCGATCGGCTATGTCGAATGGGCCTATGCGAAGCAAAATCATATGACCTTCACTGCGCTGAAGAACCAGACTGGCACGGTCGTCGAGCCGAAGACTGAAACGTTCAAGGCCGCGGCCGCCGGCGCCGACTGGAAAAAGTCGTTTTACCAAATCCTGACAAACCAGCCGGGCAAGCAAGCCTGGCCGGTGGTCGGTGCGACGTTCGTGCTGCTGCACACCGCGCAGGACAAGCCCGCGCAAGGCAAGGAGACGCTCAAGTTCTTCGACTGGGCATTCAAGAACGGTACGCAGGCCGCGACCGAGCTGGACTACATTTCACTGCCGGAATCGGTCGTCAGTGAAATTCGCACGCAGTGGAAGTCGAAGGTGAAGGACGGCGCGGGCAAGGCGCTCGCCGAGTAACCGGCATCCCGTGTCGGCGCGGGCAGGCGCAACCGCTTCGCGCCGCGCCGGCGCGTGGTGCTTTGACGACAAGCGGTTACGCGCGCGAGCGTTGCGCCGCGTGGCCTGTGAAGAGGCATCATGGCCGACATTCAGACTGCATCCGGCTCGGGCGGCAACCGCGCGATGAAAGCGCCGGGCCGCACAGGCGACATCGTCTTCGGCGCGCTGGCACGGCTTGCCGCGATCGTGACCTTGCTGATGCTCGGCGGGATACTCATCTCGCTGATCATCGCGTCCCTGCCCACCCTCCAAAAGTTCGGCTTTTCGTTCCTGTGGCACTCCGATTGGGACCCACCCTCCGAACAATTCGGCGCGCTGGTGCCGATTTACGGCACGATCGCCACATCGTTGATCGCTCTGATTATCGCGGTACCGGTCAGCTTCGGCATTGCGTTGTTTCTGACCGAACTCTCTCCTGCCTGGCTGCGGCGCCCGTTGGGCATTGCGATCGAGCTGCTGGCCGCGATTCCGTCCATCGTCTACGGCATGTGGGGCCTGTTGGTGTTCGCGCCGGTCTTCGCGAGCGGGTTCCAGAAGCCGCTGCAGACCGTGCTCGGCTCGATGCCGCTGGTCGGCGCGCTGGTGGCCGGCCCCCCGGTGGGCATCGGCATCCTGGCTGCCGGCGTCATTCTCGCGATCATGACCATCCCGTATATCGCCGCAGTCATGCGCGACGTGTTCGAAGTGACCCCAGTCCTGCTGAAGGAGTCCGCGTACGGCATGGGTTGTACGACCTGGGAAGTCATGTGGAAAATCGTGCTGCCGTTCACGAAGACCGGTGTGATTGGCGGCATCATGCTCGGCTTGGGCCGTGCGCTCGGCGAGACCATGGCGGTCACGTTCGTGATCGGCAACACCAATCTGCTGTCCGGTGCTTCGTTGTTCGCCCCAGGCAACAGCATCACGTCGGCGTTAGCGAATGAATTTGCCGAGGCCCAGCCCGGGCTGCATACGGCAGCCTTGATGGAGTTGGGCCTGATCCTGTTCCTGATTACCTTCATCGTGCTCGCCTTGTCCAAAGTGATGCTGTTGCGTCTGGAAAAAAGGGAGGGCGCGCGATGAGCCGCCCCGTATGTTCTCGCGCGTCGGATCTCGTGTCGCCGGGTAGCGCGAACGCC
This sequence is a window from Mycetohabitans rhizoxinica HKI 454. Protein-coding genes within it:
- the glmM gene encoding phosphoglucosamine mutase, encoding MSRRYFGTDGIRGKVGEPPITPDFVLRLGYAAGKVLAGADTTGSGRPTVLIGKDTRVSGYMLEAALEAGFSAAGIDVMLAGPMPTPGIAYLTRALRLAAGVVISASHNPYYDNGIKFFSGDGNKLPDEVEHAIENQLEQPMTCAPSEHLGKARRLDDAAGRYIEFCKGTFPAAFDLRGLKLVVDCANGAAYQVAPHVFHELGAEVVPIGVAPNGFNINDGVGATAPDTLVTAVRANHADLGIALDGDADRLQVVDASGRLYNGDELLYVLVKDRIATHGVVPGAVGTLMTNLAVEVALQQLGVEFVRAAVGDRYILEQLRERGWQLGAEGSGHILSLDRHTTGDGIVSALLVLAAIKRSGQTLAQLLGGLTLFPQTLVNVRMTPGADWKGSAAIREVVAQAERALGQCGRVLIRASGTEPVLRVMVEAQRAEEANGHAQAIAEVARAATTG
- a CDS encoding DUF4149 domain-containing protein — its product is MIAQRLFRLLAMLWVGSLVSIGYVAAPTLFASLDRASAGTVAASLFHTQAMIGVVAGIVLLGFAHAFVKRGDRTYRAARWVIVAMLVCVLVGYFALQPFMNELRVAAQHAGTDVGHSVYAARFGALHVASSALYLVQSLLGLVLVWRLPVATRSMF
- a CDS encoding YhbY family RNA-binding protein — protein: MPALTLSSAERSALRSQAHSLKPVVLIGADGLTDAVLNEIDVHLNAHELIKIRVFGDERDERAALYDTICDRLSAAPIQHIGKLLVIWRPQRDDTEASTPRGSASRTRATKTQAAAQRSTDVPSAGTARCAARRDTSTTGAAPRVVKVVKPSSTVRRPKPQLVKVLGNERVTAGGNVKKAKKRQTSLKRQHQSNK
- the pstS gene encoding phosphate ABC transporter substrate-binding protein PstS yields the protein MKSMHTAIAGVVGALFAWSVQAADITGAGSTFAAPIYTKWADAYRKSGGGKVNYQGIGSSGGIKQIIAKTVDFAGSDAPLKDDALVKDGLFQFPTVVGGVVPVINVPGIKAGELVLSGEVLGDIYLGKIKKWNAPAIAALNPKMNLPDTDVAVVRRADGSGTSFIWTNYLSKVNTQWKSKVGEGTTVNWPVGIGGKGNDGVAAFVQRLPGSIGYVEWAYAKQNHMTFTALKNQTGTVVEPKTETFKAAAAGADWKKSFYQILTNQPGKQAWPVVGATFVLLHTAQDKPAQGKETLKFFDWAFKNGTQAATELDYISLPESVVSEIRTQWKSKVKDGAGKALAE
- the folP gene encoding dihydropteroate synthase, giving the protein MSSTPSATGLVAGATLQCGRFRLTLARPLVMGILNVTPDSFSDGGRFIGYEAAQARAQQMIDEGADLIDIGGESTRPGAPPLPLDEELARVLPLIDALRDTGVPISIDTYKPEVMRAALDAGADLINDIWGLRQPGALDAVRDTRCGLCVMHMQGEPGTMQREPQYRDVVADVRDFLDGRIRSLERAGIAADRLCVDPGFGFGKTAEHNFTLLRELPHAVPAGVPILVGLSRKSMIGAATGRSVPQQRIAGSLAGMLAAVDRGAAIVRVHDVAPTVDALKVWQAMRARPWCDAQSVHS
- the ftsH gene encoding ATP-dependent zinc metalloprotease FtsH, whose amino-acid sequence is MNNNMFSKAAVWLVIALVLFTVFKQFDKPRVPEGVTYSQFMDDAKNGKVKNVVVQGRNLTVTPADGQKYQIVSPGDIWMVGDLMKYGVQVSGKADDEPNALVSALYYLGPTILIIGFWFYMMRQMQGGGKGGAFSFGKSRARLIDENNNAVNFTDVAGCDEAKEEVSELVDFLRDPQKFQKLGGRIPRGVLLVGPPGTGKTLLARAIAGEAKVPFFSISGSDFVEMFVGVGAARVRDMFEQAKKHAPCIVFIDEIDAVGRHRGAGMGGGNDEREQTLNQMLVEMDGFEANSGVIVIAATNRSDVLDKALLRPGRFDRQVYVGLPDIRGREQILKVHLRKVPISNDVDASVVARGTPGFSGADLANLVNEAALFAARRGKRIVEMQDFEDAKDKIFMGPERKSAVMREEERRNTAYHESGHAVVAKLLPHADPVHKVTIMPRGWALGVTWQLPEHDRVNLYRDKMLEEIAILFGGRAAEEVFLNSMSTGASNDFERATKMARDMVTRYGMSDVLGTMVYIDTEQDGMLGRLSSRSVSEATQQKVDAEIRRILDEQYGLARKLLEEHREKVEVMVKALLDWETIDADQINDIMSGNDPRPPKNLPPPSGDAPSGGTGGGAEVKPAPGAAAPA
- the pstC gene encoding phosphate ABC transporter permease PstC; translation: MADIQTASGSGGNRAMKAPGRTGDIVFGALARLAAIVTLLMLGGILISLIIASLPTLQKFGFSFLWHSDWDPPSEQFGALVPIYGTIATSLIALIIAVPVSFGIALFLTELSPAWLRRPLGIAIELLAAIPSIVYGMWGLLVFAPVFASGFQKPLQTVLGSMPLVGALVAGPPVGIGILAAGVILAIMTIPYIAAVMRDVFEVTPVLLKESAYGMGCTTWEVMWKIVLPFTKTGVIGGIMLGLGRALGETMAVTFVIGNTNLLSGASLFAPGNSITSALANEFAEAQPGLHTAALMELGLILFLITFIVLALSKVMLLRLEKREGAR
- a CDS encoding RlmE family RNA methyltransferase, giving the protein MAKNRFNQSWLHDHINDPYVKLAQRDGYRARAAYKLKEIDEQDKLIRPGQVIVDLGAAPGSWSQYARNKLAAGSHRASGGIDGTIIALDMLPMEPIADVTFIQGDFRDDAVLAQLEAAVEGRAVDLVISDMAPNLSGVAVADAARIEHVCDLALEFAQNHLTSQGALLVKCFHGSGYSQIVERFKHQFRSVAARKPKASRDKSSETFILGRMLKHPRA